One region of Metallosphaera sedula DSM 5348 genomic DNA includes:
- a CDS encoding MFS transporter — protein MAEKSVKAGEIIARMDRLPIWSLSYIFIGILGMGFLFTFFDIFDINVSFIQTSLTIFHVSSPSSPEIGVLLGPAVLLNLVGYIVGSLLLSPLSDRIGRRNMLMITMAITGLGSLYNALVNDYSNFLLARTITGIGVGADLAVVNTYIGEVAPLNGRAKYTSFVFLFSTLGAGLGLWLGLLLTTPPAPFPLGLPFALGGSGFLAVNGWRVMYGIGALLALIGLLLRFNLPESPRWLISRGRIADAEAVVKQMEERASRKLRSLPPLPAVIPPYVVERLSYLDSLKAVILDRRYARRLAVLIPMWFFGYMTVYVLAAGLTTILASLGYPPPEAGIIASFGDIGFILCAVTIMLVGDKMERSRWTAISVLFTIVGGVVIALAKTNLPLSFLGSSILFYGFNLWVPVSYAWSAESFPTRARATGFALTDGLGHIGGGVGTVVVASFVASLVSSGVTTGLAIEVFLLIASFQIISTVIAVSLGHKTANKRLDEISP, from the coding sequence ATGGCAGAAAAGTCTGTGAAAGCCGGGGAAATAATCGCCCGGATGGACAGGTTACCCATCTGGTCACTCTCGTACATTTTCATTGGAATACTGGGGATGGGATTTCTCTTCACATTTTTTGATATTTTTGACATTAACGTCTCATTTATCCAGACATCTCTCACCATATTTCACGTTAGTAGTCCATCCTCGCCAGAGATTGGGGTTCTACTGGGACCGGCAGTTCTCCTTAACCTGGTTGGATATATTGTGGGCTCCCTACTCCTTTCCCCTCTCTCGGATCGGATAGGCAGGAGGAACATGTTAATGATAACCATGGCCATCACGGGGCTCGGGAGTCTGTACAACGCACTTGTTAACGATTATTCTAACTTCCTCCTGGCTAGGACTATCACAGGAATAGGAGTCGGAGCAGACCTAGCAGTGGTCAACACTTACATAGGCGAAGTTGCTCCACTAAATGGGAGGGCAAAGTACACCAGTTTCGTGTTCCTGTTCTCAACTCTTGGGGCTGGGTTGGGTCTCTGGTTAGGACTCCTGTTAACAACTCCACCTGCTCCATTTCCCCTAGGTTTACCCTTCGCTCTAGGAGGATCTGGCTTCCTTGCCGTAAACGGGTGGAGGGTGATGTACGGAATTGGCGCTCTCCTAGCCTTGATAGGCTTGCTCCTCAGGTTCAATCTTCCTGAATCTCCTAGATGGTTGATATCCCGCGGTAGGATAGCTGACGCCGAGGCCGTGGTAAAACAAATGGAAGAGAGAGCGTCGAGGAAGCTAAGGTCTCTTCCTCCACTTCCCGCGGTAATACCCCCTTACGTTGTGGAGAGATTGTCCTATCTCGACTCGTTAAAGGCAGTGATACTGGATAGGAGGTATGCGAGAAGGCTCGCGGTCCTAATCCCGATGTGGTTCTTTGGCTACATGACAGTTTACGTGTTAGCAGCAGGATTAACCACTATCCTGGCGTCCCTAGGATATCCTCCGCCCGAGGCCGGTATCATTGCCTCCTTTGGGGATATAGGGTTCATCCTATGCGCAGTAACCATCATGTTGGTTGGGGATAAGATGGAGAGGAGCAGGTGGACTGCAATCTCAGTTCTCTTTACCATAGTGGGGGGCGTGGTGATAGCGTTAGCGAAGACCAACTTACCGTTATCTTTCCTGGGATCGTCAATACTGTTCTACGGCTTCAATCTATGGGTTCCAGTGTCATATGCGTGGAGCGCTGAGAGTTTTCCAACAAGGGCTAGGGCGACAGGTTTCGCCCTCACCGACGGGCTGGGGCATATAGGAGGAGGAGTAGGGACAGTTGTTGTAGCGTCTTTTGTGGCGTCCCTAGTGTCCAGTGGTGTCACCACGGGATTGGCAATTGAGGTTTTCCTGCTCATAGCGTCCTTCCAGATAATCTCAACAGTGATTGCAGTATCCCTAGGACATAAAACAGCTAATAAAAGGTTGGACGAAATATCTCCGTGA
- a CDS encoding helix-turn-helix domain-containing protein: MVLKKVTVGVIHEGCWTSEAQERAITMNLEVYPDRGYLRSWLVSPSKELGRRMASHKSVKKLNRVYVNRSDALLDFLNVYEGSIAGLLYSREVLILGNYNEMGKEFWTFVTGSGTLSELKEELSSLGKIVRVEVEDFSPSYPYLTDMERKVFWMALNHGYLNYPREIEAEALAKVLGVSKVTFLYHWRNVQRKILRYVSDHLTF, translated from the coding sequence ATGGTGCTTAAGAAAGTGACAGTCGGGGTAATTCACGAGGGTTGTTGGACATCAGAGGCTCAGGAGAGAGCTATTACCATGAACCTAGAGGTTTACCCTGACCGTGGTTACCTGAGGAGTTGGCTCGTTTCACCATCTAAGGAACTGGGGCGGAGGATGGCATCACATAAATCAGTGAAGAAGTTGAATAGAGTTTACGTGAATAGGAGTGACGCCCTTCTGGATTTCCTTAACGTATATGAGGGATCGATCGCAGGTTTACTTTACTCGAGGGAGGTTCTAATTCTGGGTAACTATAACGAAATGGGTAAGGAGTTCTGGACCTTCGTTACAGGAAGCGGAACTCTCAGCGAACTGAAGGAGGAACTCTCATCCCTGGGAAAGATAGTTCGCGTCGAAGTGGAGGACTTTTCGCCCAGTTATCCCTATCTCACGGATATGGAAAGGAAGGTGTTTTGGATGGCCCTCAACCATGGATATCTCAACTATCCACGGGAGATTGAGGCTGAGGCACTGGCCAAGGTTTTGGGGGTGAGCAAAGTAACCTTTCTCTACCACTGGAGGAACGTCCAGAGAAAGATTCTGAGGTATGTGTCGGATCATCTGACGTTTTGA
- the sdx gene encoding sulredoxin — MTWKRTISAKALEKAGHAAVKVDDKVIFIANVNGTLYGMDAVCSHARCILGELDSGNLTVKCPCHHAVFNLKTGEMLEPPYVAKDAPKEKLGLKTYQVRDNGGWIEVDV, encoded by the coding sequence ATGACTTGGAAAAGAACCATAAGTGCAAAGGCACTGGAAAAGGCAGGTCATGCTGCCGTTAAGGTAGATGATAAGGTAATTTTCATTGCGAATGTTAATGGAACGCTTTACGGAATGGATGCGGTTTGCTCTCACGCTAGGTGTATCCTGGGTGAACTTGACTCCGGAAACTTAACAGTGAAGTGTCCCTGCCATCACGCAGTCTTCAACCTTAAGACTGGTGAAATGCTGGAGCCTCCATACGTAGCCAAGGACGCACCCAAGGAAAAACTTGGCTTGAAGACATATCAGGTCAGGGATAATGGTGGCTGGATAGAAGTCGACGTGTAG
- a CDS encoding DUF973 family protein, with protein MASPQEVNGISRLRGGIAFEFLAAILLILGIVFFAGGIAGVIVGVIILVIAIAVAIIALVRLYGGFSALEPFVPNMVLGRIGVILSIIPYLNFIGYILIGIALYFIGERYNNGTLKTGGIITAIPFINFIGLIISYIGLGSINFSAVPQPSYQPGYGQGPGYQPGYGQGTGVGQGYGPSQQGQPVSVYQVGQGTLKYNTANFTLYSSGQVRITGASLEGVDTYAVSINPMFLSPGNNNVSVNFSSLPQTMIPGGVYRIKVNLDNNTSVYVSVIYSQQ; from the coding sequence ATGGCATCACCACAGGAAGTGAATGGAATTTCCAGGCTTAGGGGTGGAATAGCCTTTGAGTTTTTAGCAGCAATCCTGTTGATTCTAGGCATCGTCTTTTTTGCAGGAGGTATAGCTGGAGTTATTGTGGGTGTAATTATACTGGTGATAGCGATAGCCGTGGCAATTATAGCTCTAGTCAGGCTATACGGAGGATTCTCAGCCTTAGAGCCCTTCGTTCCCAACATGGTGCTTGGAAGGATTGGGGTTATTTTGTCGATCATACCATATCTTAATTTCATAGGTTACATCCTCATAGGAATAGCACTTTATTTCATAGGCGAGAGGTATAATAATGGTACCCTGAAAACTGGAGGAATAATCACCGCCATACCCTTCATAAACTTCATCGGCTTAATTATATCCTACATAGGACTAGGATCTATTAATTTCTCTGCGGTACCGCAACCCAGCTATCAACCAGGGTATGGACAAGGGCCAGGTTATCAACCTGGGTATGGACAAGGAACTGGGGTAGGACAAGGATATGGTCCTTCACAACAGGGTCAGCCAGTATCTGTTTACCAAGTGGGTCAAGGTACACTTAAGTATAACACAGCTAACTTCACCCTTTACTCCTCCGGTCAGGTTAGGATTACTGGTGCTTCACTCGAGGGCGTTGACACGTATGCGGTTAGTATCAATCCCATGTTCTTGAGTCCTGGGAATAACAACGTCTCCGTAAACTTTTCCTCTCTCCCCCAGACCATGATTCCTGGAGGGGTCTACAGGATTAAGGTGAATCTAGACAACAATACTTCAGTCTATGTATCTGTAATCTACTCACAGCAGTAA
- a CDS encoding MFS transporter: protein MRSEFWKFVPILAFISIMTMYVEMVVLPSLPRIESQFNVTSSEGSWILSSETLTGMALAPLVGRLADSWGRKRVLLSILSIYIVSVALTSLSPNFAVLIASRSVQGIGLSINPLAYTLLRERLSNRELPVAQGVIASTFAVGAAVALPIGSFISQYYSWQFAYITSLPFLVMSVILVYLLFPSSTVRTGEKIDVVGVGLLSLGFLLVGIGFTEAPSWGWTSPGFFSLLGLGGLILAYFALRERRVNNPVINPEDLKNPNISVPLLSSFITGFGLFLTFQSLVFIFELPRPVGYGYSILQTGETMAPISLVLLVGGPLFGSLVNKVGYKRVILSSSMASTGTLGLLAWVVGKVGVPELMGVLVLVLFFISGMNVTRITLLLASSSREKMSSITGTNTSMRLMGNTLGPIISGSLQDTYKFPLFSGFLGSIPLFTFIPSIQAFQYSFLISMASVICVVILATRIRETSMLTS, encoded by the coding sequence ATGAGGAGCGAGTTCTGGAAGTTCGTGCCCATCCTCGCCTTCATTTCCATTATGACCATGTATGTGGAGATGGTGGTGCTCCCCTCATTACCGAGGATAGAGTCGCAGTTCAATGTTACGTCATCAGAGGGATCTTGGATACTTTCCTCGGAAACCCTCACAGGGATGGCACTCGCTCCCTTAGTGGGTAGACTTGCAGACTCTTGGGGGAGGAAGAGAGTGCTACTCTCAATCCTTTCAATTTACATCGTGTCCGTTGCCCTAACTTCCTTGTCCCCAAACTTTGCTGTACTCATAGCCTCAAGGTCTGTTCAAGGCATCGGGTTAAGTATTAACCCTCTAGCGTATACCCTTCTCAGGGAAAGGCTTAGCAACAGGGAACTTCCAGTTGCTCAGGGTGTGATAGCCTCCACTTTCGCTGTTGGTGCAGCAGTTGCTCTGCCTATTGGTAGTTTCATTTCTCAGTATTACTCCTGGCAGTTCGCTTACATAACCTCTCTCCCCTTCCTAGTGATGAGCGTAATACTGGTTTACCTTCTTTTTCCCAGCTCAACCGTGAGAACAGGAGAGAAGATTGACGTCGTGGGAGTTGGGTTGCTGTCATTGGGTTTCCTACTTGTGGGAATTGGTTTCACCGAGGCCCCTAGCTGGGGATGGACCTCTCCTGGGTTCTTCTCCCTTCTGGGTCTCGGAGGCCTCATCCTAGCCTACTTTGCCCTTCGTGAGAGGAGAGTCAACAACCCAGTCATCAATCCCGAGGACCTCAAGAACCCAAACATCTCCGTTCCTCTCCTTTCCTCGTTCATAACGGGTTTTGGGCTTTTCCTTACTTTCCAGTCCCTTGTGTTCATTTTCGAGTTACCTAGACCAGTGGGATACGGTTACAGCATCCTGCAGACCGGAGAGACAATGGCGCCCATATCCCTGGTGCTCCTAGTTGGTGGACCACTTTTCGGAAGTCTAGTGAACAAGGTAGGTTATAAGAGAGTGATCCTGTCTTCCTCAATGGCATCTACTGGGACCTTAGGTTTACTAGCCTGGGTCGTGGGCAAGGTAGGTGTGCCTGAACTCATGGGTGTCCTGGTACTCGTGTTGTTCTTCATTTCTGGGATGAATGTTACCAGGATCACACTTCTGCTGGCCTCATCCTCTAGGGAGAAAATGTCGTCAATCACGGGGACTAATACCTCAATGAGACTCATGGGTAACACGCTAGGGCCTATCATCAGTGGATCGCTTCAGGACACGTATAAGTTCCCCCTGTTCTCCGGCTTTCTGGGTAGTATCCCTCTCTTTACCTTCATACCCTCGATTCAGGCCTTTCAGTACTCCTTCCTCATCTCCATGGCATCAGTGATCTGCGTGGTAATACTTGCAACGAGGATAAGGGAAACGTCCATGTTGACTAGCTAG
- a CDS encoding methyltransferase family protein produces the protein MINNFAETVEIVFALSYGTLSVELLLTYLLPRVWKRGEQRGKIRRREFGSYIVLIVTLFGIYFVDIFFTYFSFYSGLGELPFLLVYLGVILALVGIGFRLWAILTLGKFFSPVVTLLENHRVVDSGPYAYVRHPAYGGAIIILTGVAIASRSIFAIVLSITASLLVYSRRAKLEEKLLTQELGEEYISYMNRVKKRFIPGIV, from the coding sequence ATGATTAACAATTTTGCCGAGACCGTTGAAATTGTTTTTGCGTTGTCATATGGAACCCTTTCAGTAGAGTTATTACTTACATATCTTCTCCCTAGAGTTTGGAAAAGAGGTGAGCAAAGAGGGAAAATAAGAAGGAGAGAGTTCGGATCCTATATTGTTCTGATAGTTACTCTTTTCGGAATATACTTCGTGGATATTTTCTTTACATATTTCTCGTTTTACTCTGGATTAGGCGAGTTACCATTTCTCTTGGTATATTTGGGAGTTATTTTAGCGCTAGTAGGGATAGGGTTTAGGTTATGGGCAATCTTGACCTTAGGAAAATTCTTCTCTCCCGTAGTGACTTTGCTAGAAAATCACCGGGTTGTTGACTCCGGCCCTTACGCATATGTTCGGCATCCAGCATACGGTGGGGCCATTATCATACTGACCGGAGTGGCAATCGCCTCAAGGTCCATCTTCGCAATAGTTCTTTCCATAACAGCGTCTCTCCTGGTGTACAGTCGTAGAGCAAAGTTGGAGGAAAAGCTCTTGACTCAAGAACTGGGAGAGGAGTATATTTCTTACATGAACCGCGTCAAGAAGAGGTTTATCCCCGGTATAGTGTAG
- a CDS encoding HEPN domain-containing protein: MSLNHSCLISLSCWESEFQEAQREIDALTRSKRDFLIDLENAYIDSRYGDVEYDRSHAEEILKSTEETINKLEVIARNVKLGKG, encoded by the coding sequence ATGAGCTTAAATCACTCCTGTCTCATCTCTCTAAGCTGTTGGGAGAGCGAGTTTCAGGAGGCACAGAGGGAAATAGATGCGTTGACTAGGTCAAAAAGGGATTTCTTAATTGATTTAGAAAATGCGTATATCGATAGCAGATATGGTGACGTGGAGTACGATAGGTCTCATGCCGAGGAAATTTTGAAGTCCACCGAGGAGACCATAAATAAACTGGAGGTGATTGCTAGGAATGTCAAGCTGGGTAAGGGATAA
- a CDS encoding HEPN domain-containing protein: MSGIRIQLLKARALQFLENARLNVEKGYYDLAVFNCEQSLQLYLKAILQEPFASEFRSHELKSLLSHLSKLLGERVSGGTEGNRCVD, translated from the coding sequence ATGAGTGGGATCAGGATTCAACTGCTTAAGGCGAGGGCTTTACAGTTTCTTGAAAATGCTAGACTTAACGTGGAAAAGGGATATTATGATTTGGCCGTGTTTAACTGTGAACAATCACTTCAACTCTATCTAAAGGCGATATTACAGGAACCCTTTGCGTCCGAATTCAGATCTCATGAGCTTAAATCACTCCTGTCTCATCTCTCTAAGCTGTTGGGAGAGCGAGTTTCAGGAGGCACAGAGGGAAATAGATGCGTTGACTAG
- a CDS encoding 4-hydroxyphenylacetate 3-hydroxylase family protein, with protein MIRKGSDYIESISKNPPVTYYEGEVVSDVVNHPAFRIPVKTVASYYDLHWKVDGLRVYNRDVGEETSISLVRPRSKEDLLKLGEGLVKIYEFYRGFFGRSPDYMNLWTMVFFAHAEDYFGKHFGSRFMENAMEIYRESTRKDHFYTHAIVAPMYDRSRPPSQWEDPYIQIGITEERPEGVVVRGAAMICTAGPYAEMLWYLPNMRRDSDPRYALYFSIPTTTKGVRFIARRGFQPREGGEFEYPISSRWDEADAILVLDNVLVPWDRIIFFKKPELIEDLMWHTVGLRGWFNWHFMIQHYTRLKFLAGLAMTITEAAGTSTFINVQEKIGEILLYVALNEAALYGSVARAQELPNIVRPDPYISISASHFNMKAVPRANEILRLISAGSSIPIPAGAKDFTNPEERAYLEKYMAMKGFDALERVKTFNLLWDVIGSEVGMRYEQYDRFSRGDPTIRWAQTYTEVFRDRRNEFVKLVKEILDQMPNPKA; from the coding sequence ATGATAAGGAAAGGGAGTGACTACATAGAGAGTATAAGCAAGAATCCGCCTGTGACCTACTACGAAGGGGAAGTTGTGAGCGACGTTGTAAATCATCCCGCGTTCAGGATCCCGGTTAAGACTGTGGCCAGCTACTACGACCTTCACTGGAAAGTTGACGGGTTGAGGGTCTACAACAGAGACGTCGGTGAGGAAACTAGCATAAGCTTAGTCAGACCCAGGAGCAAGGAGGACCTCCTGAAGTTAGGGGAGGGGCTGGTAAAGATCTACGAGTTCTATAGGGGTTTCTTCGGAAGAAGCCCAGATTACATGAACCTATGGACCATGGTCTTCTTCGCCCACGCTGAGGACTACTTCGGGAAACACTTCGGTTCGAGGTTCATGGAGAACGCCATGGAAATCTATCGGGAATCCACAAGAAAGGACCACTTTTACACACACGCCATAGTTGCCCCGATGTATGACAGATCTAGACCTCCGTCTCAGTGGGAAGATCCGTATATACAGATAGGTATCACAGAGGAGAGGCCAGAGGGGGTTGTGGTCAGGGGTGCAGCCATGATTTGTACGGCAGGACCCTACGCCGAGATGCTGTGGTATCTTCCGAACATGAGGAGGGACTCTGACCCTAGGTATGCCCTCTACTTCTCAATTCCCACAACTACCAAGGGAGTAAGGTTCATAGCGAGGAGAGGGTTCCAACCAAGGGAGGGTGGCGAGTTTGAGTATCCCATCTCCTCAAGGTGGGACGAGGCTGATGCAATCCTGGTCTTGGATAACGTGTTAGTCCCGTGGGACAGGATCATATTCTTCAAGAAACCTGAGCTCATTGAGGACCTCATGTGGCATACTGTGGGGCTCAGGGGATGGTTTAACTGGCACTTCATGATACAGCACTACACCAGGCTTAAGTTTTTGGCAGGGCTAGCCATGACTATCACCGAGGCAGCCGGCACAAGTACCTTCATCAACGTTCAAGAGAAAATAGGCGAGATCCTCCTATACGTCGCACTTAACGAGGCTGCCCTCTACGGTTCCGTGGCCAGAGCCCAGGAATTACCCAACATCGTGAGACCCGATCCCTATATCTCAATCTCAGCTAGTCACTTCAACATGAAGGCAGTACCACGGGCAAACGAGATCTTGAGGCTCATAAGTGCAGGTTCATCCATACCAATACCCGCCGGAGCAAAGGACTTCACGAACCCCGAGGAAAGGGCTTACCTAGAGAAGTACATGGCAATGAAGGGATTCGATGCTCTTGAGAGAGTCAAGACCTTCAACCTCCTTTGGGACGTGATAGGGTCGGAGGTAGGAATGAGATATGAGCAATACGACCGGTTCAGTAGGGGTGATCCCACGATCAGGTGGGCCCAGACTTACACTGAGGTATTCAGGGATAGGAGAAACGAGTTCGTGAAACTGGTCAAGGAAATTCTGGATCAGATGCCCAATCCAAAGGCCTAA
- a CDS encoding class I SAM-dependent methyltransferase — protein MVQDRKIPPFILDNPVRRAFSPPTRILDRFRDSIIPGMTVLDVGSGPGFFIPLLSRLVGEKGKVWAVDPDPRAIDRIKRKGLSNVEARVGSASSLSFLGDESVDFVFSNLVLCCLVDHKGAVDEMRRVMRRSARAYVSSRKGRGKDPRSVKEEEWKELLSKFKVIRSGSSFMEWWALVEK, from the coding sequence ATGGTTCAGGATAGGAAAATACCGCCGTTCATACTTGATAATCCAGTGAGGAGGGCTTTCTCGCCCCCAACCAGGATCTTGGATAGGTTTAGGGACTCGATTATCCCAGGGATGACTGTTCTGGACGTGGGGTCTGGGCCAGGTTTCTTCATCCCTCTCCTGTCCAGGTTGGTGGGGGAGAAGGGAAAGGTGTGGGCAGTTGACCCTGACCCAAGGGCAATAGATAGGATCAAGAGGAAGGGTCTAAGCAACGTTGAGGCGAGGGTGGGGTCTGCAAGTTCCCTGAGCTTTCTTGGTGACGAGAGTGTGGACTTCGTGTTCTCAAACCTTGTGCTATGTTGTCTCGTGGATCACAAGGGGGCAGTAGATGAAATGAGGAGGGTCATGAGGAGATCTGCGAGGGCCTACGTGAGCTCAAGGAAGGGAAGAGGAAAGGACCCGAGAAGCGTGAAGGAGGAAGAGTGGAAAGAATTACTCTCCAAGTTCAAGGTGATAAGGAGCGGTTCTTCATTCATGGAATGGTGGGCCCTGGTGGAAAAGTGA
- a CDS encoding acetoacetate decarboxylase family protein: protein MSSEKDFTMPITRTGRSQTVFPPPWYYGVTYIASHVKFSGAEQIIPEFMKTDGEGWVYIAEFVSTAESNWDYMYQEPDLVQYMEGAIGLKVEYKGKNYLYFPYMWVDKDWALVRGWLDGYPKKIANIRMTKLHPLLPKYNRPETGLKMGGYVTRGGGVMLRLRVELEEKTDSLPLKNFGPFINVRRFASRGEGEDDVYEIVSRLRDESRYGEIWKGTAEVELGGYVNDEVNVLSVDQVYGGYYYTLYFRVTKTVLLDKVRGQLERVA, encoded by the coding sequence ATGTCCAGCGAAAAGGATTTCACAATGCCCATAACCAGGACGGGCAGATCGCAAACAGTTTTCCCACCACCCTGGTATTACGGCGTGACGTACATAGCATCTCACGTAAAGTTCAGTGGGGCAGAACAGATCATCCCAGAGTTCATGAAGACGGATGGAGAGGGATGGGTGTACATAGCAGAATTTGTTTCGACGGCAGAGTCGAACTGGGATTATATGTACCAGGAGCCGGATCTGGTTCAGTACATGGAGGGCGCAATAGGACTGAAGGTAGAGTACAAGGGAAAGAACTACCTGTATTTCCCCTACATGTGGGTAGACAAGGATTGGGCCTTGGTCAGAGGCTGGCTAGATGGCTACCCCAAGAAGATTGCAAACATCAGGATGACGAAACTCCACCCCCTTCTGCCCAAGTACAACAGACCTGAGACCGGCCTCAAGATGGGAGGTTACGTTACGAGGGGAGGAGGAGTGATGCTGAGATTGAGGGTAGAACTTGAGGAGAAGACTGACTCTCTTCCCCTGAAGAACTTCGGACCCTTCATAAATGTGAGGAGATTTGCCTCAAGAGGTGAAGGGGAAGACGACGTGTATGAGATTGTAAGCAGGCTAAGGGACGAGAGTAGATATGGCGAAATCTGGAAGGGAACTGCGGAGGTAGAGTTAGGAGGTTACGTAAACGACGAGGTTAACGTCCTATCCGTGGATCAGGTGTATGGTGGGTACTACTACACCCTTTACTTCAGGGTAACGAAGACTGTCCTCCTAGACAAGGTAAGAGGACAGCTAGAAAGGGTAGCGTAA
- a CDS encoding flavin reductase family protein, whose protein sequence is MSEGLRDLMRRYPQGVAVVTTTWKGKMVGMTVNTFNSLSLNPPLVLFIADRTKGNDVPFRETSSFSVNLVDDAKILDVFATKPVETRFQEVKFHLSKEGVPLLSDGYAYLLASRSQVIDVGDHAIIVGEVKEVKVNREPNPLVYYMRNYRNVCI, encoded by the coding sequence CTGTCTGAAGGACTAAGGGATTTGATGAGAAGGTATCCACAGGGCGTAGCCGTGGTTACCACTACGTGGAAGGGTAAAATGGTCGGAATGACAGTGAACACGTTCAACTCGCTTTCCTTGAACCCTCCCCTGGTCCTCTTCATTGCCGATAGAACCAAGGGTAACGACGTCCCATTCAGGGAGACTTCAAGTTTCTCGGTAAACCTTGTGGACGATGCGAAGATCCTCGATGTTTTTGCAACCAAGCCAGTGGAGACCAGGTTTCAGGAAGTGAAGTTTCATCTCTCAAAGGAAGGGGTTCCTCTCCTGAGCGATGGTTATGCCTACTTACTAGCAAGTAGGAGCCAGGTGATAGATGTGGGGGATCACGCTATCATAGTGGGGGAGGTGAAGGAGGTTAAGGTGAACAGGGAACCCAATCCGCTGGTTTACTACATGAGAAATTACAGGAACGTTTGTATTTAA
- a CDS encoding nucleotidyltransferase domain-containing protein → MSSWVRDKFEHLSKWREYAKAIADSAREFDPGVKVYVFGGVAEDRITVLSDIDILIIFPRLLSDRDIIRLRREILVRAMDEHSPPFDSPVELHVVDSERAKEYLGRARKLIEIT, encoded by the coding sequence ATGTCAAGCTGGGTAAGGGATAAGTTTGAGCACCTTTCCAAGTGGAGGGAGTATGCCAAGGCCATAGCGGATTCGGCAAGGGAGTTTGATCCTGGGGTGAAGGTTTACGTTTTCGGGGGAGTGGCAGAGGATAGGATAACCGTGTTAAGCGATATAGATATACTTATCATTTTTCCTAGACTATTAAGTGACAGGGACATAATCAGGTTAAGGAGAGAAATACTTGTAAGGGCTATGGATGAGCACTCTCCTCCCTTTGACTCTCCGGTGGAGCTACACGTAGTTGACTCTGAAAGGGCAAAGGAGTATCTCGGTCGTGCAAGGAAGTTGATTGAGATAACGTAG
- the hpaD gene encoding 3,4-dihydroxyphenylacetate 2,3-dioxygenase codes for MTNLNVLRLSHVCVRVTDLERAENFYVNLLGFVETQKDGDYLYLRGIEEGQHHSLVLKKASSPGLCYIAFRVREGLDKVRELGNSTRFKEKGVEDSILVESPGGVPLLFYQDMEYVGDLRLKFYLHRGVSPVKLAHVNYVVGNLEREERFFKDLGFVETERFLDKTGRKTVVWLTRRGNSHEVAIAESQRKVPGFHHETFYVHDVRDVIRAADLLASMGYWDNIERGPGRHGATEGYYIYLRDLDMNRLEFFTNDYEVLDPDKWKTVEWTHDQFRFRSDFWGRPIPDSWLKEWMPVENLHGELRGWEA; via the coding sequence ATGACTAACTTAAACGTGCTCAGGCTTTCTCACGTGTGCGTGAGAGTAACAGACCTAGAGAGGGCTGAGAACTTCTATGTCAATCTCCTTGGCTTCGTGGAGACGCAGAAGGATGGAGACTACCTCTATCTCAGGGGGATCGAGGAGGGACAACACCACAGTCTAGTTCTGAAGAAGGCAAGCTCTCCAGGCCTGTGCTATATTGCGTTCAGGGTTAGGGAGGGACTCGATAAGGTGAGGGAACTGGGTAACTCCACGAGATTCAAGGAGAAGGGGGTGGAGGACTCCATACTTGTGGAGTCGCCTGGAGGAGTTCCCCTCCTCTTCTATCAGGACATGGAGTATGTGGGTGATTTGAGGCTGAAGTTCTATCTTCATCGAGGCGTATCCCCGGTGAAGTTAGCCCACGTGAATTACGTGGTAGGTAACCTTGAGAGGGAGGAGAGATTTTTCAAGGACCTCGGGTTCGTGGAAACCGAACGTTTCCTGGACAAGACAGGGAGGAAAACAGTGGTCTGGCTCACAAGGAGGGGTAACTCCCACGAAGTGGCAATAGCTGAGTCCCAGAGGAAAGTTCCAGGCTTCCATCACGAGACCTTCTACGTACATGACGTAAGGGACGTGATTAGGGCAGCGGATTTGCTTGCATCCATGGGGTATTGGGACAACATAGAAAGGGGCCCGGGAAGGCATGGGGCCACAGAGGGGTACTACATCTATCTCAGGGACCTGGACATGAATAGGCTGGAGTTCTTTACTAACGATTATGAGGTGTTAGACCCAGATAAGTGGAAGACAGTGGAATGGACCCACGATCAGTTTAGGTTTAGGAGCGATTTCTGGGGAAGACCAATCCCAGATTCCTGGCTCAAGGAGTGGATGCCCGTGGAGAACCTTCACGGAGAGTTAAGGGGGTGGGAAGCATGA